One part of the Lachnospiraceae bacterium JLR.KK002 genome encodes these proteins:
- a CDS encoding MBOAT family O-acyltransferase: protein MSLISMEFLVFVVLAAAGYYLIPRKYQWMWLLGFSYVYYLSGGIRAACFLAFTTVTSWLAGIGVESVSERISDRKKAGRKKKQITACALILNFGILGVLKYTNFAIGTVSHLTGADFDMMQLLLPLGISFYTFQSMGYILDIYWGRTKAEHNLFRFALFVSFFPQILQGPIGRFSTLGSQLYESHSFDRSRTEQAVLRILWGYFKKMVIADNAVIFVNAIFDHPDIYDGLGIIGVLGYSIQLYCDFSGGMDVVIGIGELFGIKLDENFRRPYFAVSITDFWHRWHITLGTWMKDYVFYPVSLSGWMKSFSGFARKTCGKQTGRTLPICLANIIVFLVVGIWHGAAWKFIIYGLYNGLIIAFSGLMAPSYRKWKKAFHISGDSRGFHLFQIARTFLLVNISWFFDRAEDVPTALLMMKNTLTHFDLHQILEPGIEIGEASGTTYTLIAIGVVLCGCLLVFAVSLMEEQGRKLSEIFERQNWLVKSAVYLCLILALPALGQPSGEAGGFIYAQF, encoded by the coding sequence ATGTCATTGATTTCCATGGAATTTTTAGTGTTTGTGGTTCTGGCCGCAGCGGGGTATTATCTGATTCCCCGCAAATACCAGTGGATGTGGCTGCTGGGATTCAGCTATGTTTATTATCTCAGCGGAGGAATCCGGGCGGCCTGTTTCCTGGCATTTACCACAGTGACTTCCTGGCTGGCCGGCATTGGAGTGGAGAGTGTTTCCGAGCGGATTTCAGACCGGAAAAAGGCCGGGAGGAAGAAGAAGCAGATAACAGCATGTGCCCTGATTCTGAATTTTGGAATTCTGGGAGTGCTGAAATATACTAATTTTGCCATTGGCACGGTCAGTCATCTGACGGGTGCGGACTTTGACATGATGCAGCTTTTGCTGCCTCTTGGAATATCCTTTTATACCTTTCAGTCCATGGGGTATATTCTGGACATATATTGGGGCAGGACGAAAGCGGAACATAATCTGTTCCGTTTTGCTCTTTTTGTATCCTTTTTTCCGCAAATTCTGCAGGGCCCCATCGGCAGGTTCAGCACTCTGGGCAGCCAGCTGTATGAGAGCCATTCCTTTGACCGGAGCAGGACAGAGCAGGCCGTACTGCGGATTTTGTGGGGCTACTTTAAGAAAATGGTGATTGCGGACAACGCGGTAATCTTTGTCAATGCTATTTTTGACCATCCGGATATTTACGATGGACTTGGAATCATTGGTGTGTTAGGATACAGTATACAGCTTTACTGTGATTTTTCCGGCGGCATGGATGTGGTAATCGGAATCGGAGAACTGTTCGGCATAAAGCTGGATGAGAATTTCCGGCGGCCTTATTTTGCAGTTTCCATTACGGATTTCTGGCATCGGTGGCACATTACCCTGGGAACCTGGATGAAAGATTATGTATTTTATCCTGTGTCCCTGTCCGGCTGGATGAAGAGTTTTTCCGGATTCGCCCGGAAAACATGCGGAAAACAGACCGGGCGAACTCTGCCCATCTGCCTTGCCAATATCATAGTCTTTCTGGTGGTTGGAATCTGGCACGGGGCCGCCTGGAAATTTATCATCTACGGACTTTACAACGGACTGATTATTGCGTTCAGCGGCCTGATGGCTCCCTCTTACCGGAAATGGAAGAAAGCGTTTCATATTTCCGGGGACAGCCGGGGATTTCATCTGTTTCAGATTGCAAGGACTTTCCTGCTGGTGAATATCAGCTGGTTTTTTGACCGGGCAGAGGATGTGCCCACCGCTTTGCTTATGATGAAAAATACCCTGACCCATTTTGACCTGCATCAGATTCTGGAGCCGGGAATTGAGATTGGGGAAGCCAGCGGCACCACTTATACCCTTATAGCCATTGGAGTGGTTCTTTGCGGGTGCCTCCTTGTATTTGCGGTGAGTCTGATGGAGGAACAGGGCAGAAAACTGTCGGAAATTTTTGAGAGACAGAACTGGCTGGTGAAATCGGCAGTTTATCTGTGTCTGATTCTGGCGCTGCCTGCACTTGGACAGCCTTCCGGAGAGGCAGGAGGATTTATATATGCGCAGTTTTAG
- a CDS encoding helix-turn-helix transcriptional regulator, whose translation MSRKEENHPVQETPEKSQEQEVVQSLGEKIKRFREQKPYTQSELAEQLSVTRQAVSNWERDKTLPDVYTLQQIAALFSMTLDEFMEGTKESEVTMPKTPGRLAAATGAVIFGYLVAGGMTGHLYVDCVVIMVIIGVFIQLFLHLFFSGSVKTGNFSMLAGYDGKVEYNLEEVKKVLIQMDVHIGCISFGTILLFGISAFLEESRWELTEIILIFAYCVDLCVVPVFYNYRSIDRILVRELDRRIAKAGYFSVVCFLVQVLGFVAVTFAKTELRNMQNNSPESVGYIGWTLLFLVIVVAELLYEQRRAKKKITETGSYRPGAVFWLSTALAGAVTVLMYFG comes from the coding sequence ATGAGCCGAAAAGAGGAAAATCATCCAGTGCAGGAAACGCCGGAAAAAAGTCAGGAACAGGAAGTGGTACAGAGTCTGGGAGAGAAAATAAAACGTTTTCGGGAACAGAAACCATATACCCAGTCGGAACTGGCGGAGCAGCTCTCAGTAACAAGGCAGGCAGTGTCAAACTGGGAGCGGGATAAGACCCTGCCGGATGTGTATACCCTGCAGCAGATAGCAGCTTTGTTCAGCATGACGCTGGATGAATTTATGGAAGGAACCAAAGAGTCGGAAGTGACCATGCCGAAAACACCGGGCCGCCTTGCGGCAGCCACCGGGGCGGTAATATTCGGATATCTGGTTGCCGGCGGAATGACGGGACATCTGTATGTGGATTGTGTGGTAATTATGGTAATCATCGGCGTCTTTATCCAGTTATTTCTGCATTTGTTTTTTTCAGGCAGCGTAAAAACAGGGAATTTTTCCATGCTGGCAGGGTACGACGGCAAAGTGGAATATAATCTGGAAGAAGTGAAAAAAGTGCTGATTCAGATGGATGTTCATATTGGCTGTATTTCTTTCGGAACCATATTGTTGTTTGGAATCTCCGCATTTCTGGAAGAAAGCAGATGGGAACTGACAGAGATCATTCTGATTTTTGCCTATTGTGTGGATTTGTGCGTGGTACCGGTATTTTACAATTACCGCAGTATAGACAGAATACTGGTAAGAGAGCTGGACAGACGTATTGCAAAGGCGGGATACTTTTCTGTTGTCTGTTTTCTCGTACAGGTGCTGGGCTTTGTGGCTGTTACTTTTGCAAAAACAGAGCTGCGCAATATGCAGAATAATTCCCCGGAATCTGTGGGATATATAGGATGGACCCTTCTGTTTCTGGTGATTGTCGTAGCAGAGCTGCTGTACGAACAGCGCCGGGCAAAAAAGAAAATTACGGAAACCGGAAGTTACCGTCCGGGAGCTGTATTCTGGCTGAGTACAGCGCTGGCCGGGGCAGTGACAGTTCTGATGTATTTCGGGTAG
- a CDS encoding carbohydrate ABC transporter permease codes for MGKKEKGSEGAVGGKAVNNIINVLLAIGCLTILFPLYMTVIIAFKKPSEMTNDVAGALGFPSSWSFSNFAEAMRVTDFWRSLGNSLLLTGATVIICILLHSLAGYVIGRKMAKLKVFKVSYFYIVSGMFVPFAVLMMPLVKQTSQIGIANRFGVVVLYVVFFMPMNILLYSGYLKNIPIALEEAACVDGAGVWQTYWKIIFPNMKPMHATVAVLTAMSTWNDVMTPLVIMSGSDVNTLPLAQLNFQSQFGTNYNLAFASYLLALLPILVFYIICQKQIINGVVNGAVK; via the coding sequence ATGGGAAAAAAAGAAAAAGGAAGCGAAGGAGCAGTTGGCGGCAAGGCCGTGAATAATATCATCAATGTACTTTTGGCAATTGGCTGTCTTACCATATTATTTCCTCTTTATATGACAGTAATCATTGCGTTTAAAAAGCCTTCGGAAATGACAAATGACGTGGCAGGAGCATTGGGATTTCCTTCAAGCTGGAGTTTCAGCAATTTTGCAGAAGCGATGCGGGTAACGGATTTCTGGCGCTCTCTGGGCAACAGTTTACTGCTTACCGGAGCAACGGTAATTATCTGTATCCTGCTGCATTCTCTGGCAGGTTATGTGATTGGAAGAAAGATGGCAAAGCTGAAAGTGTTTAAGGTGTCTTATTTCTATATTGTAAGCGGTATGTTCGTACCTTTTGCAGTATTGATGATGCCTCTGGTAAAACAGACTTCTCAGATAGGAATTGCAAACAGATTCGGTGTTGTGGTGCTGTATGTGGTATTCTTCATGCCCATGAATATTCTGCTGTACTCCGGGTATCTGAAAAACATTCCGATTGCCCTGGAAGAAGCGGCATGTGTGGACGGTGCAGGCGTCTGGCAGACATACTGGAAGATTATTTTCCCGAATATGAAGCCCATGCACGCCACAGTAGCAGTGCTTACTGCAATGAGCACATGGAATGATGTTATGACTCCGCTGGTTATCATGTCAGGAAGCGATGTCAATACCCTTCCGCTGGCACAGCTGAATTTCCAGTCACAGTTCGGAACCAACTACAACCTGGCATTTGCATCTTATCTGCTGGCATTGCTGCCAATTCTGGTTTTCTATATCATTTGCCAGAAACAGATTATCAACGGTGTTGTAAACGGTGCAGTAAAATAA
- a CDS encoding Uma2 family endonuclease, producing the protein MDAARNIEFFTVDDIYALPEGVRAELIDGQIYDMASPGRIHQQILGFMYRKIADYIDAHHGECEVDIAPFAVFLNNDNRNYLEPDISVICDKSKLDDRGCNGAPDWIIEIVSPSSRTMDYYRKLFKYRNSGVREYWVVDPEKKIITVYNFVKDTMEEYGFGEQVPVSIYQGFSLEIPDSMP; encoded by the coding sequence ATGGATGCAGCGAGAAATATTGAATTTTTCACGGTGGATGATATTTATGCACTGCCGGAAGGAGTACGTGCGGAACTGATTGACGGGCAGATTTACGATATGGCTTCTCCTGGCAGGATACATCAGCAGATTCTTGGATTTATGTACAGGAAAATAGCGGATTATATTGACGCCCATCACGGAGAATGCGAGGTGGACATTGCTCCCTTTGCAGTGTTTCTGAACAATGACAACCGGAATTATCTGGAGCCGGACATCAGTGTGATCTGTGATAAAAGCAAACTGGATGACAGGGGCTGCAACGGGGCGCCGGACTGGATTATTGAAATTGTGTCTCCTTCCAGCCGGACCATGGACTATTACCGAAAGCTGTTTAAATACCGAAATTCCGGCGTCAGGGAATACTGGGTGGTGGATCCTGAGAAAAAAATAATTACAGTTTATAATTTTGTAAAAGATACCATGGAAGAATATGGATTCGGAGAACAGGTACCAGTCAGTATTTATCAGGGATTCAGCCTGGAAATACCTGATTCGATGCCCTGA
- a CDS encoding phosphopantetheine-binding protein: protein MEKLLEILEDIQPDADFDTCETLIDDGVLDSFAILSIVSELQEEFGISITPADIIPENFNSAKALWAMVVRLQDE, encoded by the coding sequence ATGGAAAAATTACTGGAGATTTTGGAGGACATCCAGCCGGATGCCGATTTTGATACCTGTGAAACACTGATTGATGACGGAGTTCTGGACTCATTTGCCATTTTGTCTATTGTAAGCGAACTGCAGGAGGAGTTTGGAATTTCCATTACTCCTGCGGATATTATACCGGAGAATTTCAATTCTGCGAAAGCGTTGTGGGCAATGGTAGTAAGACTGCAGGACGAATAG
- a CDS encoding amylosucrase produces MDLKNSYYELYGRNEITEYRWGQLMSILEHAAKTRPSALKKADGNGNDWYQSEKMVGMMLYVDRFSNNLEEFEKRIDYIAELGITYVHFMPLLKSREGNNDGGYAVSDYLMVDDKFGTMKQLERVMKLLKARGIRTCIDFVLNHTAKEHLWVQKYREGDHDYDDMYFMFDDDTIPGEYEKTMTEIFPGVAPGNFTWYPDIQKYVMTRFYEFQWDLNYRNPQVFNKIVEVMLTLANKGVDIFRLDAIPYMWKEPGTSCMNHPNVHKLLGMMYEIVQQVCPGVVFLGEAIVEPYEIVKYFGNQEMKECNVMYNASFMVLLWNSLATRDVQLMERSLSIDYGIPDSGTWINYVRCHDDIGWGFEKEILKSLGLDPELHKQYIIQFMEGRFPGSFATGELYEYNPVTQDARNSGTLASMCGLEQALREKHMYKVELAVKRILLLHAMVISYTGIPLLYSGDEIGQLNDWSYKEVPEHAADSRWLHRGKMDWEAAENRRDFSTVQGQIFTKIRNMIEIRKSSELFGSGYRAVPVDTGNPAVFCFHKADKMLVLANFSEQEQWVDSKSFDWFGLPGEMQDLITGRYVRSYHNQIQLGPYEYLWLV; encoded by the coding sequence ATGGACTTAAAAAACAGCTATTACGAACTTTATGGAAGAAATGAAATTACCGAATACCGCTGGGGACAGTTAATGTCCATCCTGGAACATGCCGCAAAAACCCGTCCGTCTGCCCTGAAAAAGGCAGACGGGAACGGGAATGACTGGTATCAGTCGGAAAAAATGGTTGGCATGATGCTTTATGTGGACCGGTTCAGCAACAATCTGGAGGAATTCGAGAAACGGATTGACTATATTGCAGAGCTTGGGATTACTTATGTGCATTTCATGCCTCTTTTAAAATCCAGGGAAGGCAACAACGACGGAGGTTATGCGGTATCAGATTACCTGATGGTGGACGATAAATTCGGAACCATGAAGCAGTTGGAACGGGTGATGAAGCTCTTAAAAGCCAGAGGAATCCGCACCTGTATTGATTTTGTACTGAACCACACGGCAAAAGAGCATCTCTGGGTACAGAAGTACAGGGAAGGGGATCACGATTATGACGACATGTATTTTATGTTTGACGATGATACCATTCCCGGAGAATATGAGAAGACCATGACAGAAATTTTTCCGGGAGTGGCTCCTGGAAATTTCACCTGGTATCCGGATATCCAGAAATATGTGATGACCCGGTTTTATGAATTCCAGTGGGATTTGAATTACAGAAATCCGCAGGTATTTAACAAAATCGTGGAAGTCATGCTTACCCTTGCCAATAAAGGCGTTGACATTTTCCGGCTGGATGCGATACCATATATGTGGAAAGAACCGGGAACTTCATGTATGAATCATCCCAATGTACATAAACTGCTGGGCATGATGTACGAGATTGTACAGCAGGTGTGCCCAGGCGTGGTATTTCTGGGAGAAGCCATTGTGGAGCCTTATGAGATTGTAAAATATTTCGGCAATCAGGAGATGAAGGAATGCAACGTGATGTACAACGCTTCCTTTATGGTATTGCTCTGGAATTCCCTGGCTACCAGAGACGTGCAGTTGATGGAGCGTTCTCTTTCCATTGATTACGGAATTCCGGACAGCGGCACATGGATTAATTATGTGCGCTGCCACGACGACATCGGATGGGGATTTGAAAAGGAGATTTTAAAGAGCCTGGGGCTGGACCCGGAGCTTCATAAGCAGTATATTATACAGTTTATGGAAGGAAGATTTCCGGGAAGTTTTGCCACAGGAGAACTGTATGAATATAATCCGGTGACGCAGGACGCCAGAAACAGCGGAACACTGGCTTCCATGTGCGGGCTGGAGCAGGCTCTGCGGGAGAAGCACATGTACAAGGTGGAGCTTGCGGTAAAAAGGATTCTGCTGCTCCATGCCATGGTGATTTCCTATACGGGAATTCCGCTGCTTTACAGCGGCGATGAAATCGGACAGCTCAATGACTGGAGTTATAAAGAGGTGCCGGAACATGCGGCAGATTCCCGCTGGCTTCACCGGGGGAAGATGGACTGGGAGGCAGCGGAAAACAGAAGGGATTTCAGTACGGTACAGGGACAGATTTTTACAAAAATCAGAAATATGATTGAAATCCGCAAGTCCAGTGAATTATTCGGCTCCGGATACCGGGCCGTTCCGGTGGATACGGGAAATCCGGCAGTGTTCTGTTTTCACAAGGCAGACAAAATGCTGGTGCTTGCAAACTTTTCGGAGCAGGAACAGTGGGTGGATTCCAAATCATTTGACTGGTTCGGCCTGCCAGGAGAAATGCAGGATCTGATTACCGGAAGGTATGTCAGGTCTTACCATAACCAGATACAGTTAGGGCCCTATGAATATCTCTGGCTTGTCTGA
- a CDS encoding molecular chaperone DnaJ, with translation MYQPDEAVSELIHEQATEEQQERMLQNQQRKLEQDRREFEREKKEFYFRKKMDEKRLAEESRLFQMKWKILENELKKVAKEKQEIAREKEQYGGNFGGFHSQAVFDSSEAEMFFSGVNNELALKKRYKELIKIYHPDNLAGDTGTLQMINKTYDILKKQFSA, from the coding sequence ATGTATCAGCCTGATGAGGCGGTAAGCGAGCTGATTCATGAGCAGGCTACAGAAGAACAGCAGGAAAGAATGCTGCAGAATCAGCAGAGGAAGCTGGAACAGGACAGACGGGAGTTTGAGCGGGAGAAGAAGGAATTTTATTTCAGGAAAAAAATGGATGAAAAACGCCTTGCAGAAGAATCCCGGCTGTTTCAGATGAAATGGAAGATACTGGAGAATGAATTAAAGAAAGTTGCAAAAGAAAAGCAGGAGATAGCCAGGGAAAAAGAACAGTATGGCGGAAATTTTGGAGGATTTCATTCCCAGGCGGTGTTTGACAGTTCTGAAGCGGAAATGTTTTTCTCCGGTGTGAACAATGAGCTTGCATTAAAGAAACGCTATAAAGAACTGATTAAGATTTATCACCCGGATAATCTTGCAGGAGACACAGGTACTCTGCAGATGATTAACAAAACCTATGATATCCTGAAGAAACAGTTTTCTGCATAG
- a CDS encoding spore coat protein — protein sequence MQQSFYSEKEMFADALTAEKTATTLYNTFSNECVHDNVRNAILDCLEKEHNIQNEVFNMMHERGYYPTPSAETQKVDEAKQKFGQCMQNF from the coding sequence ATGCAGCAGTCATTTTATTCAGAAAAAGAAATGTTTGCGGATGCACTGACCGCAGAAAAAACAGCCACCACACTGTACAATACCTTTTCCAACGAATGCGTTCACGACAATGTGAGAAATGCCATTCTGGACTGTCTGGAAAAAGAACACAACATTCAGAACGAGGTATTTAATATGATGCATGAGAGAGGTTATTATCCAACTCCCTCTGCCGAGACCCAGAAAGTAGACGAAGCAAAACAGAAATTTGGACAGTGTATGCAGAACTTTTAG
- a CDS encoding alpha-galactosidase: MAIIIKDNVFTLQTRNSTYQMKADSKGVLLHTYYGSKTDETDYSYMISMADRGFSGNIYEAREDRTYSLDFLPQEFPVRGSGDYRINCMYADLGTGVRDCLLFFDSYRTFHGKYGLEGLPAMFASEDEPVDTLEIILKDSQEEFYVHLYYGVFEEHDIITRAAMVENRTDGEVRLSKVLSACLDMDSSGMDMIHFYGRHAGEREMERVPLFHGVTELRSTRGTSSHQHNPFVILAEKNTTEELGACYGFSLLYSGGFHMHVEVDQFHQTRLVMGIDDSVFTWSLQPGECFTTPEIAMAYSSQGLSQLSHCYHNGFQKNLIRSNWKDKRRPILVNNWEATYFDFNAEKILKIAREAAELDLDMLVLDDGWFGKRDDDYSGLGDWYVNEKKLGCSMKELVDKVNDMGLMFGLWFEPEMISEDSDLYRKYPEWAMVVPGRKPVRGRSQLVLDMSREDVKNYIKERLFDILDSANIQYVKWDMNRSVAAAYSALLPRERQGELRHRYVLGLYEVMEAMLERYPDLLLEGCSGGGGRYDAGMLYYAPQIWCSDNTDAIERLSIQYGTSFGYPMSSVSAHVSVCPNHQNGRVTPFQTRGICAMQGTFGYELDLSKMTEDEKTEAREQIRTFKKRYRLFQFGDYYRITSPLENRDFTAWEYADKDGKEAYLGVVYTDLHGNPAAQSVKFRGLRPKGVYSMWKNNEPAGTFTGAALMNGGVLLPVPVENYDSCQIYIRLKEAETE, translated from the coding sequence ATGGCAATTATAATCAAAGACAATGTATTTACCCTTCAGACCAGAAACAGCACATATCAGATGAAAGCAGACAGCAAGGGCGTCCTTTTGCACACTTATTATGGAAGCAAAACGGATGAGACAGATTATTCCTATATGATATCCATGGCTGACCGTGGATTTTCCGGGAATATTTATGAAGCCAGGGAAGACAGAACATATTCCCTTGATTTTCTGCCTCAGGAGTTTCCGGTACGGGGAAGCGGAGATTATCGGATAAACTGTATGTATGCGGATTTGGGAACCGGCGTCAGAGACTGCCTGCTGTTTTTTGACAGTTACCGGACGTTCCATGGAAAATACGGGCTGGAAGGCCTTCCGGCCATGTTTGCCTCTGAAGATGAGCCGGTTGACACACTGGAAATTATTTTAAAGGACAGTCAGGAAGAATTTTATGTCCATCTGTACTACGGAGTGTTTGAAGAACACGATATCATCACCAGAGCGGCAATGGTGGAGAACAGAACGGACGGGGAGGTGCGGCTGTCAAAGGTTCTGTCTGCCTGCCTGGATATGGATTCCAGCGGAATGGATATGATTCATTTCTACGGACGCCATGCCGGAGAGCGGGAAATGGAGCGGGTGCCTCTGTTTCATGGTGTTACGGAGCTGAGAAGCACCCGCGGCACTTCCAGCCACCAGCATAATCCTTTTGTGATTCTTGCGGAAAAGAATACCACGGAGGAGCTGGGAGCCTGCTATGGATTCTCATTGCTGTACAGCGGCGGCTTCCATATGCATGTGGAAGTGGATCAGTTCCATCAGACCAGACTGGTCATGGGCATTGACGATTCTGTGTTTACCTGGAGCCTGCAGCCGGGGGAATGTTTTACCACACCGGAAATTGCCATGGCTTACAGCAGTCAGGGACTGTCTCAGCTGTCCCACTGCTATCATAACGGTTTTCAGAAAAACTTAATCCGCAGTAACTGGAAAGACAAAAGACGTCCCATTCTGGTAAATAACTGGGAGGCAACTTATTTTGATTTTAATGCGGAAAAAATTCTGAAAATTGCCAGGGAAGCGGCAGAACTGGATTTGGACATGCTGGTGCTGGACGACGGATGGTTTGGAAAACGGGACGATGATTATTCCGGCCTTGGGGACTGGTATGTGAATGAAAAGAAGCTGGGCTGTTCCATGAAGGAACTGGTGGATAAGGTCAATGATATGGGCCTGATGTTCGGCTTATGGTTTGAACCGGAAATGATTTCCGAGGACAGTGATTTGTACCGGAAGTATCCGGAATGGGCCATGGTGGTTCCGGGCAGAAAGCCTGTTCGGGGAAGATCACAGCTTGTGCTGGATATGAGTCGTGAGGATGTGAAAAATTATATTAAGGAACGGTTATTTGATATACTGGATTCTGCCAATATTCAGTATGTAAAATGGGATATGAACCGCTCTGTGGCGGCTGCCTACAGTGCGCTTCTGCCCAGGGAGCGGCAGGGAGAACTGCGCCATCGGTATGTACTGGGTCTGTATGAGGTAATGGAAGCCATGCTGGAGCGGTATCCGGATTTGCTGCTGGAGGGCTGCAGCGGCGGCGGCGGCAGGTACGATGCCGGAATGCTCTATTATGCGCCTCAGATCTGGTGCAGTGACAATACAGACGCAATTGAACGTCTGAGTATTCAGTACGGAACGTCTTTTGGTTATCCCATGTCTTCCGTATCTGCTCATGTGTCTGTATGCCCGAACCATCAGAATGGAAGGGTAACGCCTTTTCAGACAAGGGGAATCTGCGCCATGCAGGGAACCTTTGGATATGAGCTGGATTTAAGTAAAATGACAGAGGATGAGAAGACGGAGGCAAGAGAACAGATACGCACATTTAAGAAGCGTTACCGCTTATTCCAGTTTGGGGATTATTACAGAATTACCTCTCCCCTGGAAAACCGTGATTTCACTGCCTGGGAATATGCGGATAAGGATGGAAAAGAAGCATATCTTGGTGTGGTTTATACCGATTTGCACGGAAATCCGGCTGCCCAGTCTGTGAAATTCCGGGGACTGCGCCCGAAAGGGGTTTATTCCATGTGGAAAAACAATGAACCTGCAGGGACTTTTACCGGGGCTGCACTGATGAACGGCGGAGTTCTTCTGCCGGTTCCGGTGGAAAATTATGATTCCTGCCAGATTTATATTCGTCTGAAGGAAGCAGAAACAGAATAA
- a CDS encoding alanine racemase, translating into MKEQEIRNILQEYQTPAYVFDLDALAERLKKISSVLKQGHMDLCYAMKANPFLTGAMEPFVERFEVCSPGEFRICEREQLPMERLVISGVNKEPEDILRIVKNCQGRGIFTIESLRQMELLAECARNTGYHLNVLVRISSGNQFGVDRTLAVKIFAEQEKYPELIFQGIQYYSGTQKKNLALIEQELKSLDDFCQEVREQGHSVKELEYGPGFWVPYFQSDAEESPERLLEEFRKLVQNMRFGGKITLEMGRFLTADCGSFLTSIVDRKDTQGQIYGIVDGGIHHLNYYGQTMAMKLPHVRHISCGSPPVDAGTGSAKEQTEEKWNLCGSLCTTADVIVKQFPLTGGKVGDVLVFERVGAYSVTEGINLFLSRDLPKVLFYSQAQGARLIRDSQATDRINSGNL; encoded by the coding sequence ATGAAAGAGCAGGAAATAAGGAACATTCTGCAGGAGTATCAGACCCCTGCATATGTGTTTGATCTGGATGCGCTGGCAGAGAGGCTGAAAAAAATTTCATCGGTTCTGAAACAGGGACATATGGATTTGTGCTATGCCATGAAAGCCAATCCTTTTCTGACAGGGGCCATGGAGCCTTTCGTGGAACGGTTTGAGGTATGTTCGCCGGGAGAATTCCGGATTTGTGAGCGGGAACAGCTTCCCATGGAACGCCTGGTGATTTCGGGCGTTAATAAGGAACCGGAAGATATACTGAGGATTGTGAAAAACTGCCAGGGCAGAGGAATTTTTACCATTGAGTCACTGCGGCAGATGGAACTGTTAGCAGAATGCGCCCGGAATACAGGGTATCATCTGAACGTACTTGTTCGTATCAGCAGCGGCAACCAGTTTGGCGTGGACAGAACGCTGGCTGTTAAAATATTTGCAGAGCAGGAAAAATATCCGGAGCTTATTTTTCAGGGGATTCAGTATTATTCCGGCACCCAGAAAAAGAATCTGGCTTTGATAGAACAGGAACTGAAAAGCCTTGATGATTTCTGCCAGGAGGTACGTGAACAGGGGCATTCTGTGAAGGAACTGGAATACGGGCCGGGATTTTGGGTACCTTACTTTCAGTCTGATGCGGAAGAATCTCCGGAGAGGCTGCTGGAAGAATTCCGGAAGCTGGTTCAGAATATGAGATTTGGAGGGAAAATCACATTGGAAATGGGAAGATTTCTGACCGCGGACTGCGGCAGCTTTCTGACCTCCATTGTGGACCGGAAAGACACACAGGGACAGATTTACGGAATTGTGGACGGAGGAATCCATCACCTGAATTATTATGGGCAGACCATGGCCATGAAACTTCCCCATGTGCGGCATATTTCCTGCGGAAGTCCGCCAGTAGATGCCGGCACCGGTTCAGCAAAAGAACAGACAGAAGAAAAATGGAATCTGTGCGGTTCTCTCTGTACCACTGCGGATGTGATTGTAAAACAGTTTCCACTGACCGGAGGGAAAGTGGGAGATGTGCTGGTTTTTGAGCGGGTGGGGGCTTATTCTGTCACAGAGGGAATCAACCTGTTTCTGAGCAGGGATTTGCCAAAAGTGCTGTTTTATTCCCAGGCACAGGGCGCGCGGCTGATACGGGATTCTCAGGCTACGGACAGAATCAACAGCGGGAACCTTTAA